GGATCTGTATTCAGAGAGATGCATAGACAGCTGGGCTGTTTGTTTGCTACGGGCCCAGGAAAAATGAGATGGAGAAGTCTAAACTAAGGATAGTATCTTACATGTGAGAATTTTGTTGCCCTTCAGCTGAAATTTGGACTCTGAATGATAAGAGAAGGTACTAGATCAGTTAATGTACTTCTTGTTGAGGTTTAGGAAAGATACTGCACCTCGAATGAAATGTTTACCCATTCAAAAGAGATCCTAACTTGGCATAAAAACCCATTACCACTTCCTGTTATCTTCCATCATTTGCCTGAGTTTGGAAAGGTAATGGTTTTGTGCTCTATGGAAGGATATTCTTCCCAAGACCTAAGGCTTTCTCATTCCTACCAGCTGGGCCCATTGCTAAAATGCTTTCCAGTGGGCTTGCTTCTGCCTGGCCAGCACCTGGGCTGCCCCAGCTTGTAATTGGCCTGCCTTTGCTTCATAAGCTTCCCAGGGTGGTTCTTCTTCTAAAAGCTTGTATGAATTGCTATTACTGTCTCTTTATAGTTTAAAAATGAATCCTTTTTTGTTCTCTGCAACtcatttgcttttttcttttcttttctttcctttaaattattaacacctgttgattctttttttttttttctgattggcCTGTCACTGCattcctgctccccctccctctaGCTGGGTTTGTCAAGTCGCCCATGTCAGAAACTAAGCTCACGGGGGACGCCTTTGAGCTGTACTGTGACGTGGTCGGGAGTCCCACGCCAGAGATCCAGTGGTGGTACGCAGAAGTCAACCGGGCAGAGTCTTTCAGACAGCTGTGGGACGGTGCTCGGAAGCGCCGTGTCACCGTAAACACCGCCTACGGGTCAAACGGCGTGAGTGTGCTGAGAATAACCCGGCTCACCTTGGAGGACTCTGGGACTTACGAGTGCAGGGCCAGCAACGACCCCAAGAGGAATGACTTGAGGCAAAACCCTTCCATAACATGGATTCGAGCCCAGGCCACCATAAGCGTCCTTCAGAGTGAGTCCAGCACCCTACAGTAGTAGTACTGTAGTCTTTAGAGGTGGCCCAATGACCCTTCCCTTTTGCTTCCTTTCCCTCTATCCTAATATGATCGCTTACCCCACcccttgtctttgttttttcaaATCCACGACCCTTTTGGTTGTAGTGTATGAAAACATTTGTggctactttttttgttttgttttgttttgtttttgctgtcctTTCTATTTCCCTTATCTCCCAAcccttctctgtgtctttctcctcAGGAACAAAGAATTTGAGGAAATCCATGACTGTCCAAAGTCAGCTTCGTTgggaagaggtggggagggagaactggggaaacaaaaattttaaaagcacaaaTGCCAGGCAGTGGAATGAGAGTAGTGTTAATTGTTTTCCCCCCCCTCTTTAATTTTGTAGTAGGTTTCCTGCTATCCTTTTGCTGAGTGCTTCTCTGGTgcctttctatttttgtttttctccccaCTCTAACTACTTTTTATTTCCTCCGTTCATCTGTTAGAAGCTCGCTCTGAATAGCTAGCTGCCTTTACCTCTATGGTTTTAAGTTTGTGTCTGCCCAGCCTTTTCCCTCGCTATGACTTGGTGTCATCCTGTTCTGTTGATAGGAATGTTGCCATGGTGCAGTGTGGTAGTATGTGTTTTGTTGGGTGGCATGGACATTTCCATAGCTccagctctttttcttttctaaggcaGTGGCATGTGCTTCTCTGACAGCAGCCCTCCAATGCAACAGCACAGTTCTTACTGGGCCTATTTTCTTAAAAGCAGCCACCTGAGAGTCTGTCCCTTAGTCTTGCTATCAGGAGCTAGGTGCTCCGAAGCTGAAAATTATATTGTTTTAGAAACTTATCATGCTGTCTTGAAAGTTAGAATTGTATCTGGTTTCTATCCACAGACAGCTTGACTTTGATGTTTTCACAAAATTCCTTATCCTGGTGGATGATAAACTCAAAAATAGTTTGGAAATCATTCACactgtctgtttctttttttttttttttttaaagtaagttaaATCTCAATCCAAGTCCCTTTGAGTCCTGTGTCTGTTGTTAGGTTTGGGTGGCCAGTTCTCTTTCTGAAACCTGCATGTAGGAAGCAGAGCACAACACAAAAATCCGTGCTTTCACCAGGAAGGGTTCTAGTTCTGCATTTGACTTGGTTATAACTCAGGGGCATTCTCAATTTAATGGAGGGGCCTCTGATACTGTTGCATGATTTTGagtggttcagtgagagacctgacTGATTTAGAGAGAATAAAGTTTAAGTagtaaaataaactatttttgtgAGCAATTTGGTGATAGCACAGTAATGCGAGAGGGACCTTGAATCTATATACTTGGAAAACTGAATGTATTATACtagaatgtatatatatgaaaaaaaatcaaattagtaTTTGTTTTGTATCTACTTGGAAAACGGGGGCTGTGAAAGGGAAACAGGAGAGGCTGTTGCAGTTGGTACTGCTGGATCAGAGAGCCTGCTTCTgtgaaggggaaaagaaaacctGTCTGTGAAAATGGGGAACATTAACCcagcaatttttctttcttttaacaattttttttcttttaacaatttttttccccttgcaCGCCTCTTTCTCCTGCCCCCTTGCTCCTTTCCTTAAACAAAAAGCAGAATTATTTAAATGGCCACAAAGGTCTCTAGAAGTTCATAGTTATAGACTGGGCATTAGGTAGTTTCACTTCTAAGAATCTTAACTTGTAGCTAAAAAGACTGTATGTAAGGATTTTAAGAGTAGGGCTTTGGAGTTAAGTATGCATCAGTTCCCAAGAGCACTTAGTACTTCCCCAGTTTACTTAACTTAAGGGTATCTGCATATACTTGAGTCATAGTCTGGCTAGTCAGTTTCTCCCTTGATATCCATATCACTTGGTTAACACAAGTTAGCTGTGATGCCCTGAATTTAACTTTAATTGAATTGTTTTGTGATCTTAGGCTCCTTAGAAGCATTGCCTCTAGAGGGAGGTTGAATTCTTTTAAGAATGACATACTAGTGTTTTCTCCAAAGCTCTTTGAGTAATGTTATCCAGAAGAGAAATGGGTCCAGTTTTTAGGCGTGTTTTGCCAAAATATGTTCTTTACATAAACATGGTGGTTAGGGTAAGGGTCCTACCTATTGCTTCTAAATAGAAGTCAgtgacaagtaaaaaaaaaaaagaatttctaaatGTTCATCTCTCTTGGACTTTCACTGGGTAGCACTGGGCCACAGAAATAAATGTCTCACCTTCATCCTGGTGTAGAACACAAATGTAGTACTGTAGCCAGAGCTCAGCATAGTGCTAGTTTCACATACAGTAATGACAGAAATCAGGTTACCCTGCACTAGAGTCCTCCTATGGCACAGAATCAACGTGCTCCCAGCTGACTCTTTCCTGGATCCTTAACATTTAAGGGAAAAAGTACTTTCTTTTGCCTTCTAAGATTTCTTAGCAGAAAGTCTACCAGATTGCTCTCATCACCTTCTTAATCTCCCTGAGCTGCAATGATCATTTGCACCGTTACAGGTAAGAGTAGCATTTTCTTTGCTTCCTTGTATATAAACATCTGGAAACTCTTGGCCTCATTCTCAGAGTTCACCCTTTCTCAGTGCAATCTGAGAGGAAGAACCAGGAGATTCCCGAGTGGGATTGAATAtgaaattggaaaataaaaattcagtgaAAACCTTAAAGTGTGTTTGGGTTTAATGTtgcttttgatatatttttaatttctcttctgtGGAGTACTGGttctatctttttctcttctgtttttgcttggttttaatttttcttggaATTGTGATGCTTTCTGCTGATGGTGTATGTGCGCCTTCCATTGCAGGGTTTGCAGCTGTTCTGCTCGACTTCTTAAAGCTCAGGGATTTGGCTTCTTTCTGTCCAGTGTGTCTTGAAATCATGGGACACCAATGCGCTAACGTGTTTACATGCATCTGCTTTTGTCTTAGTGGCTGCTATGCCTCCATTATTTGTATATAGAGACCTTGTTTGGTGTTACTAAATAGGACCAGTACTGAATGGAAGATAACTATTATCCTGTTGTCAGAATTGAAAATTAGTTAGAATCAGTTTGTTAATTGAGGGAATTTTAAGATTTGTTCTATCATAAGATAATAAAGACACTAACTTTATAAGCGGAAATGTTACATGGGTTAGAAAGTCATTAAGACATTACATTTTCCAAATACCTTGTGACTTCTCCATCcgttctcttccctcctctgaaCTATATAAAAAGAAGCAGTTTCAGAAGAGGGAGACAGTTCTATCCTTAAGAGTTAGAACTATTCTTTATAAAATGATGAGGGACTCTTCTGTGGAAATATATCCTAGAAGTAGCCAGATATAGGGAAATGGGAAATCAGTCATGGGTGTCTGagtaggggttgggggagggaaagaggcacATACCTCTTAATGTGGATGGGGAAAGGTGATTGGTTGAGACTTCACCTGAAAGACAACATTTGATCCAAAGTAGAAAAAAACCTAAATCTGGGAAAGGATAAAACTCAAGCAACATAGTCCTGATTATAATGTGGAAAAAGTTCTTTCAAGATAAGCCTACCAGAAAAGATTCAATGTGAATAATAAATTTTCTGCTTAATGTATTCTATTTAACTAATTGTAGGTTATTTTTGTAGACAGATGTTATCTTAAGATATCCAAGCCCAGAATAGAACCAGAAAGACATGTCTTTAACTTGCATTAAGGTGAAGGTTTTGGGGTCTAGGAGGCATTGGGAATTATGGGACAGAAATAGGAAACTTAGTTAGATGTACTTTATAGGGCTATTTTTGCCACTGATAGTAATTTTGGCCTTGGACATGTCATTTTACTTTTCTAGCCCATAAAAGAGGAATAAACCTTGTAGTTTTAAGTTTCTAGGAGCCCATATACCAAGACATACTACACTCTAGCATAATTGTATTGTCTTGCAGTGCAATGTGTTTTAAAGTGCAATTCTAAAAAGGTTGTTATGGGAATAAATATGGGCTGGAGAAAAGAGTCAGTGGTTCTTTAAGAAGTTACACTtctcaaaaatttaaagaatgcAAGAGTCTTCCAATGGGAAGTTTACTTTTAAATCTAGTATCTTTTCTAGGAAATGGCTGTGGTCAGTTTGCTATAGTTTAGCAGATTCCATTGTGGGAACAActgtatatgtattatgtgttGCTTTTCCAAGGTCCAGTGGCTCCGTAAGGAGTCTGTTACATAAATGACACACTGCCTTTGCATTCAGAACTGCAAGGCAGAGTTCCATTTTCTTATAGATGCTGAATTGGCTGGTGGTTCTTACTTCATAAAATTGTGGTATTGAAAATGTAAGTGGATTGTTGCCAGTGCAAGCACATGTAATACTCCCATTCTTTCACGTCTAGGCCAGCTGGTCTTCAGGCTGTTGTCTGCGCTAGTGGTCATTTGCTTATAatcattgtttttcctttttttaacttCCACCAAAGTGGTAAAGTGAAAGTCCCAGTGTAGTCCTGTctgccttccctcttcttctagtctccccaccctaccccatttAACTCTCAGGCCAGGGCTACAAAACAATGGAAAACTATGGCACTCTGTCATTATGTACTCTAATTACAGAACCAAGAATTGTCACCAGTGAAGAGGTCATTATTCGAGAAAGCCTCCTTCCTGTCACCCTGCAGTGTAACCTCACTTCCAGCTCTCACACCCTTATGTACAGCTACTGGACAAGGAATGGGGTAGAACTCACTGCCACCCGTAAGAATGCCAGCAACATGGAGTACAGGTGAGAACTAACACTCTTGGGAACAAAGGAGAGAGTATGTACATAATCCTTCATCATTAGCAATTCACATTTATATGATGAAATTATGAGTATGAAAATGTTAATTAAAGGATACATTGtggagctagtgagatggctcagcaggtaacggTGCTTGCCAccaggaatccacatggtggaagggaagAATCAACTGTGGCAGGTTGTCCTGCGTGCATGTGTGGTGCATATactaaataaacttttttttttaacaaaagagaGATACTGGGTGTGATggtatatatcttttttttttttttttttttttttaattattaaatgtaagtacactgtagctgtcttcagacactccagaagagggcgtcagatctcgttacggatggttgtgagccaccatgtggttgctgggatttgaactctggacctttggaagaacagtcgggtgctcttacccactgagccatctcaccagcccggtatatatctttaatcccagcacttgggaggcagaggcagggagatctctgtaagttctacagaatgagttccagtacagccagaatCATGTAGAAGACGGtgtttcaaaaagcaaaacaaacgaaagaagggtggggtgggtgggagacagagagacagacacacacacacagacacattatgaattattttgttacagtaacttGAACTGGTTCCTAAGCTGGTTTCTATGCTTTTTCTAAAGGTCTTTCGTATCTTATCCTCATTAGGAATTTACATGTACATGTTGAAAAGATGAACTTGAGAATGTTTCTATTAAAAATTCAGTATGATCTCATTATTTCAGTGAACTGAACTCTCCCAAATTCTGTACTTTGATTTGAGATGCATTtggccctctcctggtgtgtgtgggtggtgtctgtgtgtgtgtgtgtgtgtgtgtgggtgtgtgggggtgtgtgtgtgtgtgtgtgtgtgtgtgtgtgtgggggggggtgtgtgggtgtgtgtgtgtgtgtgtgtgtgtgtgtgtgtgtgtgtatgtgtgtgtggttggagGGAGATAGATAAgagatagggtctctttattTAGTTTGTAGTTCTGGTGTCCTGGTACTCTTTACATATAGGGTGGGTTCCAACTCACAaagaccctcctgcttctgcctcctcagtactgggatcaaagacatgtaccaccacatttGGCCTTGGCCCTCTCCTTGATAGTCTAGTCTGCTATATTTGAGGCAAAGCTAGGAATCTGTCAAAGATTTCTCAATGATTCTAGTGGGCAGTCATTGTTGAGAGCCATAGATGGTCCTGAAACTGCTATAattaaaaaactgaaaacaaaagagTCATTTGCTCATGGAATCAGTATTAGTTAATGGCTGAGTCACAGAATACAAGCCTTTTGACTTATTTCAGTAGTTTGAGAAGCAAATTGAAGTCAGCTTTGAAACTGGAACAAGGGATCTTTCCTATGGGTAGATGTCTTCTAAGACTAAAGTGACCATAATCTGATCAGAACCAGTCCATACAGTGGTCTTTAGTGATCTGGGGGTGAGGTTGGTAGCCTAGACATAGTCTCTGAGTAAAGGAGGATATTTGCTGGTCTGAGTTATCTGGAACCCCAATGATATGGGGCCTTTTAGAGTATTGAAAACTTTTGGCAGCTCATCTTTTAGAAAAGTTTGCACAGTGATCTCAAAAAGGATCAGCTAATCCTGCTTGGcagaataatataatataaagaaattatactgaagggagaccaggaaagcCTTTGGACTTAGCAACAAAAACATTCTGCAGCATCATGAAGATTTTTGTGCCCCTAATTTAATTGATCTGCATGAGTTTGTAAGTTCtcatcctgtttttattttttattttttttatttttttattttcctgatcaGGAAATTAAAGCTTAGAAAGTAGTAGGTCTTGGCTGCCTTTAAGGTCAAATACTATAGTATATTTCAGCACCAGTGTTAGATTCCACAACTACTTTGAATTGTTTCTGTAATGCTTTCCTTCCCTTCTATACCTTACCACAAAGTGGCAGCTTAATCTCTCTCTACTGTGGTTTCTTCTGATGCTAAATTGAGAAGGTAGCCTCAGCAGTATTTTCATAGTTTGGAAAGTGGTAATGGGTTGGAGTTGTTGGGtggtatttatttttacttctggTCTGTCCATTCATTTTAtagattctttaaaaatgtatatgcatgattccttttataaatgcacaacagaagagggaatcagattacattacagatggttgtgagccaccatgtggttgctaggaattgaattcaggacctctggaaaatctctccagctccaattttttaaaattaattttaaaaaatttttatgtgtattggtatttTACCTGTACGAGGGTGTTGAATCCTTTGAAAATGGAGTTCAGAtaattgtgagctgctatgtgggtgctgggaattgaacctaggatctctgaaagagctgtcagtgctcttaacaattgagccatttctccagctgcctcccctccccatacctttttttaaaaaaataataccttTTTCAAGGAAGCAAGCATCCAGTCTGCTTGACTTTTATCTACTGTGTCTTTGCtattgtcccccccccccccccccccccagtttacTTGATGGTCTCCAGGCTATGGATTAGAGTTTAGACATTCTTGGGGTACTCAGGCAGTTGGCCATTGAACCAGATTCAGAAGCCTGTTCTGCCTACTCTGTAGGaaacattttctgtttgtttcaatTTCCTTTCCAGTAATCAGTCCAAGGAAATGAATGGTTTTGGAAAATTGTAAACACATAGGCATGTCCTCGAAtttgggaggtgtgtgtgtgtgtgtgtgtgtgtgtgtctgtgtgtctgtgtccgtcCGTGTCCCTAAGTATTTCTTATGGAACTTAGAGTCAGGCAAACCCTGAAGTGTATGGCTGTTGATCATTCCTTAAACTCTGAACTACTTAAGAACAGCTGAtttgtgtgtgtcttccttttgAAAGCATAGATTCAAGGTGGTAGGATATTTGTGTCATGTTGAGAAGACAGCCTGACTGTTTCTTTTAGAATATTGTGAGGACATAGAAATGCTGAGCCAGTTCTTATTTGTGGTTTCTtaccttgtgtttcttttttttcttttctttttttaataatgaaCAATATAATGGGTTAATTCATTGGGCCAGTAAGTGGTTAATATTAGGAGTTTTCATTAAACGTTAGTTTCTGCAGTAGAGATGTGGATCTTTTAAATGATGTTCAGAAGAATATTTTGAAGCTATCTCTGTATTAATATTTATCCTCTAATCTGgggcagttgattttttttttctttcttcagttaccAATGcctgtctctatgtctgtctgtctgtctgtctgtgtgtctgtctctgtgtgtgtgtctgtgtgtgtgcaggaggaaGTGTATTGAGGCTGTGGGGGTTGTCATCAgctgtgagccttgagaggaacTAATATCCTGACCACACATTCTTCTTAAACTAATTTCTTTACTTGGTCTGGGTCCACACCCACTTGTTTGTTCTGCCTTTGTTCATTCACTCACTCGTTTCCTCATTGCTTCACTGTAGTATGTGTACCAGTTAAACAGTGTCTACTGCCATACAACATGGTCTGTTGTAGAGACAGACATCAGTCAATATGATAAACACGTGGATACAAATTCTGCAGTGTGAGAGTAATAGGGGAGGAGGAAATTTAGATGATGTGACATGTGAACTCAGACATGACAAAAAGGCTTCAGTATGCTGTGTAATGGGAGGAACAGTATAGGAACATTCTATGGAGATTTTGAGGTGGAAACAAGTTTGTCACATTGCAAGTACCTTGTAGAGCTAGAATATGGTCCCTTCTTGTCTCCTGTTTGATTTGCCTTCTGTTGCCCAGTTaactcatttcatttcttttcccttatctCTGCAGGATCAATAAGCCAAGAGCTGAGGATTCAGGCGAATACCACTGTGTATATCATTTTGTCAGCGCTCCTAAAGCAAATGCCACCATTGAAGTGAAAGGTACAGCCTATCAAAGGCTTCTTCTGAAATACTTCTTTACTCTGAatgactgttttttaaaaattcttatttcCATTTTGAGAAGCAATGTAATTTATAGCTAAAAATGACAGGATTAGAAACCTAGCTGCCTAGTTCTAAATACCAACTCCATTGTGTACTAACTGTATAACTTTTTAAGTTCCTTCTATGCTTCCATtcctttatttgtaaaataaggACATCAATATCACTACATGATACATCTGGTGGGAGCATTAATTAtagtacacttactatataaaaTTACTGTTTGACATGTCAAAATGTTTAAGTAGTAGCATCTTATATGATCCAACATTgtataagttctttttttttttttttttttttaaatatttatttatttaatgtaagtacactgtagctgtcttcagatactccagaagagggcatcagatttcattacggatggttgtgagccaccatgtggttgctgggatttgaactcgggacctttggaagagcagtcggcgctcttaaccactgagccatctcaccagcccgtataAGTTCAGAATCTTATAGGTATGACTATTTAGGTCTTAGTTGAGCCTGGCCATATTTGTGAAAGTACATTGTGCAAGGTTAATTAATATAAAGgtatttgtttttaaggaaatcTTGTGGGTGTGTGGCATCTTAAAGATGAGGCTATAGCAGAGAGTTTCACAGGCAAATAGAACTATACAAATTGTAGCTACCTAATAACACTAATCTTAGTTTTCATGCGTGATTCACAAGGAGAAGTGGAGACCCCCAAAAGTGAAACCATTGTGTCCTGTAATAAGTTTATGTCGGGGCTAAGCTAGAGCCCAGGTTTTgattattcaatatagtactttttCCATTGTTATGATGTCTAAGAGGATGTTTGAGGTACTGCTTAGGAAaccaggtttttatttattttgttgagaaAGGACTATAGAAAGACAAACTTGTGCTAGAAGGACAGATTTGGGGGAAAAGAAAGGTCCAAGCAGTTACTTAGCTCTTCCTTAAAATATTTGGAAGATTAAAAATGCAGATTGAAGAGTTGGTCATATTTAGCATTCTCTGTGTATGAAGGGAAAGAACTGTTATGGTGATACAGTCCTGACTTATGAGGTAATAAAGGCATAAATTCTGAGTTGTGGAGTTCCAGGGTATACCGCAGATCACAACAGGCCAGGACTTGTTGCTTTTAATTCCTTTCTGCTTTTGGAGAGTGCCGAATTTGTTTAACATGAGGATGAAAAGTGTTGGAAGACGTCTTTCTCTATGTCAGTAGTGGACCTTCCCAACTGTAAGTAGTGAGCTGAGTTGTGTGAGGAAACTTTGACTCCTTAGTTGAAGCCCTGTGTCATTCCTGCTGAGCTCTTGGTACAGTCCTAAGTAGTATGGGACAGGATAAGTTTGCTTGTTTACTTAtttgaataattaaataaaattgcaGGTACTGAATAACTGCCATCTTAATGGTTTTGGCAATTGTGATTTATAAGCAGCACTTAAAGTGCAAAAaaagtttttttcctttgtttagcTGGCTTAGATGTAGGGTTCAGGGCTGATGAGATGACTAAGttgttaaaagtgcttgctgtgcaaagcTGGTGACCTGTTTCAACCCCTAAAACCCAGATAAAGTTAGAAAGTGCACTAGCTCtggttattctctgacctccacatgctcacCAGGCTCCCAGTAGCAACTTATAGTAACTAaagctttgtttgttgttttgttgtttaaagaGGGTGGGATTTAACAGTCCCAGGGGTATACTTTATATTTCTGTGGCAGATGTAAAGCAGTAGTGAGGAGGGGCAAAACAGAGAGGGCTGCTGGCTTAGTATTTTAAGACAGAAGttacaatttgtatattttgggGAGTGGCTCAGTAAAGTAAGTGTTTGCTATGAAAGCATGAGGATCCAAGTGTGactccccagaactcacattcCCCGGGCAGTTACAGCtctccagagacagacagagacagaggcaggaggatccctgggctttgatcctgtcttaaaaaattatGTGAACAATTAGGGAAGACGCCAAACATTGACTTATAACCtccacttgcatgcacacactgtACACTTGTAGCACACACGTTCTTCATGTGCTTTCATGTTCAAGTTGTTGACTGCACTGTTAACCTTTTACTGTATTTATAACCCTGTTAGGAAAACAGGAACAAATAGTGGTATCCTGGTTTAAAAGACTGAGAAATTTCTGATATGTGAAACTCTGAGGTGTTGTCTGTGATTATATTGGCCAAATAAATGTATGATACACAGTTTATCAAAATTCCCAAGGGGTTTTAGCTTTTTCATTCTCTCCCGAAGCATGTGGATAGAAAACAGAGTGTGTAATATCTTGAGTCTTCAAGATTGTTGATAGTTTAGTTTGTTTAAGATTAGAAACATTGAACATTTTGTATGTTAAGTTCAAAAAGCTTTGACTAAACCCAACCCAGGATCATTTTCTAAGCTAGCTTCCAATTGTGATTGGGTGTGAAAACTGACTCAAATTTAGAAGGGAGTGTGTTTTAACTCTAAACCACGGTGGCAGTGCCTCTGGGGTAGAGTTAGAGGCCATTTTATAGCTTTAGAGATGTGAAATCTGCAGAACAGTAAGAGGTTGTTATACTTGAAAAATTCAAGATTTGGGGAAATATAAATGACCTCTTTGCTGATGTAATCTCTGAGGTTCCTCTTTATGTATAGATTTAACTGAACCAGCTCTTTGGAACATGAAATTTTTAACTGTTTGTTCACTGAATTCTACAGTCAGTTCTTTTTCTTCACAATAAAGGACATGTGTTTGAATGACCGTACCTTTTTCATTCTagtctatagattttttttctacactCCATTTTTTCTAAACTCCATGGGTTTATTCAAAGCTTTTTGAACTCAACATACAAAAAGTTTAGTGTTAAAGTACCAACAATCTTAAAGACTCAAGCTATTACACACTATGTTATAGGAGAGAATACAAAAGCTAAAACTTCTTAGGAATTTTGATAGCTTGGGGCTGAAAGATagcttcagtgggta
This portion of the Mus musculus strain C57BL/6J chromosome 9, GRCm38.p6 C57BL/6J genome encodes:
- the Nptn gene encoding neuroplastin isoform X1; this encodes MSGSSLPGALALSLLLVSGSLLPGPGAAQNAGFVKSPMSETKLTGDAFELYCDVVGSPTPEIQWWYAEVNRAESFRQLWDGARKRRVTVNTAYGSNGVSVLRITRLTLEDSGTYECRASNDPKRNDLRQNPSITWIRAQATISVLQKPRIVTSEEVIIRESLLPVTLQCNLTSSSHTLMYSYWTRNGVELTATRKNASNMEYRINKPRAEDSGEYHCVYHFVSAPKANATIEVKAAPDITGHKRSENKNEGQDAMMYCKSVGYPHPEWIWRKKENGVFEEISNSSGRFFITNKENYTELSIVNLQITEDPGEYECNATNSIGSASVSTVLRVRSHLAPLWPFLGILAEIIILVVIIVVYEKRKRPDEVPDDDEPAGPMKTNSTNNHKDKNLRQRNTN
- the Nptn gene encoding neuroplastin isoform 3 precursor (isoform 3 precursor is encoded by transcript variant 3); translated protein: MSGSSLPGALALSLLLVSGSLLPGPGAAQNAGFVKSPMSETKLTGDAFELYCDVVGSPTPEIQWWYAEVNRAESFRQLWDGARKRRVTVNTAYGSNGVSVLRITRLTLEDSGTYECRASNDPKRNDLRQNPSITWIRAQATISVLQKPRIVTSEEVIIRESLLPVTLQCNLTSSSHTLMYSYWTRNGVELTATRKNASNMEYRINKPRAEDSGEYHCVYHFVSAPKANATIEVKAAPDITGHKRSENKNEGQDAMMYCKSVGYPHPEWIWRKKENGVFEEISNSSGRFFITNKENYTELSIVNLQITEDPGEYECNATNSIGSASVSTVLRVRSHLAPLWPFLGILAEIIILVVIIVVYEKRKRPDEVPDAGPMKTNSTNNHKDKNLRQRNTN
- the Nptn gene encoding neuroplastin isoform X2, producing MSGSSLPGALALSLLLVSGSLLPGPGAAQNAGFVKSPMSETKLTGDAFELYCDVVGSPTPEIQWWYAEVNRAESFRQLWDGARKRRVTVNTAYGSNGVSVLRITRLTLEDSGTYECRASNDPKRNDLRQNPSITWIRAQATISVLQKPRIVTSEEVIIRESLLPVTLQCNLTSSSHTLMYSYWTRNGVELTATRKNASNMEYRINKPRAEDSGEYHCVYHFVSAPKANATIEVKAAPDITGHKRSENKNEGQDAMMYCKSVGYPHPEWIWRKKENGVFEEISNSSGRFFITNKENYTELSIVNLQITEDPGEYECNATNSIGSASVSTVLRVRSHLAPLWPFLGILAEIIILVVIIVVYEKRKRPDEVPDDHQAD